In Vibrio japonicus, one DNA window encodes the following:
- the nth gene encoding endonuclease III, whose protein sequence is MNKEKRRQILERLRENNPNPQTELNWSTPFELLIAVLLSAQATDVSVNKATDKLYPVANTPQGLFDLGVDGVKEYIKTIGLFNSKAENVIKTCKILLEKHGGEVPEDREALEALPGVGRKTANVVLNTAFGWPTIAVDTHIYRVSNRTKFAMGKNVDQVEEKLLKVVPKEFKLDVHHWLILHGRYTCVARKPRCGSCIIEDLCEYKDKVYPEE, encoded by the coding sequence ATGAACAAAGAGAAACGCAGGCAAATACTTGAGCGATTGCGGGAAAACAACCCAAACCCTCAAACAGAGCTCAACTGGAGCACACCATTTGAGCTGCTCATTGCTGTTTTACTGTCAGCGCAGGCAACCGATGTCAGCGTCAATAAAGCCACCGATAAGCTTTATCCGGTCGCAAATACACCTCAAGGGCTATTTGACCTAGGCGTAGATGGGGTAAAGGAATACATTAAAACTATCGGACTTTTTAATTCAAAAGCAGAGAACGTGATTAAAACGTGCAAGATCCTGCTAGAAAAACACGGCGGTGAGGTGCCTGAAGATCGCGAAGCGCTAGAAGCCCTTCCAGGTGTTGGCCGAAAAACGGCAAATGTGGTTCTCAACACGGCATTTGGCTGGCCTACAATCGCTGTTGATACACATATATACCGTGTATCAAATCGCACCAAATTTGCAATGGGCAAAAATGTAGATCAAGTAGAGGAAAAACTCCTTAAAGTGGTACCAAAAGAGTTCAAACTCGATGTTCACCACTGGCTGATACTGCATGGTCGCTACACTTGTGTCGCTCGTAAGCCTCGCTGCGGAAGCTGTATAATTGAAGATCTTTGCGAATACAAAGACAAAGTATATCCAGAAGAATAG
- a CDS encoding electron transport complex subunit E codes for MSDHKTLIKNGLWDNNPALVQLLGLCPLLAVSSTVTNALGLGIATLLVLVGSNVTVSLVRDYVPKEVRIPVFVMIIAALVTCVQLLMNAYAYALYLSLGIFIPLIVTNCIIIGRAEAFASKNAVLPSAQDGFWMGLGMTSALVVLGAMRELIGNGTLFDGADLLLGDWAKALRIEVFQFDSSFLLALLPPGAFIGVGLLIALKNIIDKKVAARQPKQEKPAIERVRVTN; via the coding sequence GTTCAACTTTTGGGGCTCTGTCCCCTATTAGCGGTCTCATCCACCGTCACCAACGCGCTTGGGTTAGGTATTGCAACACTATTGGTACTGGTTGGCTCCAATGTCACTGTCTCTCTTGTTAGGGATTACGTGCCAAAAGAAGTGCGTATTCCGGTGTTCGTTATGATCATTGCCGCTCTAGTAACTTGCGTTCAACTCCTAATGAATGCATACGCCTATGCGCTTTACCTCTCATTAGGTATCTTTATTCCCCTGATCGTAACCAACTGCATCATCATTGGCCGAGCGGAAGCATTCGCATCAAAAAATGCTGTCCTGCCATCAGCGCAAGATGGGTTTTGGATGGGGTTAGGTATGACAAGCGCGCTTGTCGTTTTGGGTGCAATGCGCGAGCTCATAGGTAACGGCACGCTATTCGATGGCGCAGATCTGCTATTAGGTGATTGGGCGAAAGCACTACGAATCGAAGTTTTTCAATTTGACAGCAGCTTCCTATTGGCCCTACTCCCGCCAGGTGCATTTATTGGTGTTGGGTTACTCATCGCTTTGAAAAACATCATTGATAAGAAAGTGGCAGCACGCCAACCAAAACAAGAAAAACCAGCGATCGAGCGCGTACGCGTCACCAACTAA